In Gossypium arboreum isolate Shixiya-1 chromosome 6, ASM2569848v2, whole genome shotgun sequence, the following are encoded in one genomic region:
- the LOC108485938 gene encoding glycosyltransferase BC10-like gives MLSPTPLSLFCALILCLPLVIIVTITSPTTTVHGGSEHDPVLDFAPAAKTHQRFSVKSPPLPPVDDKSLLRAASRVNSRTPPGLPKKIAFLFLTVSPLPFAPLWELYFNKTPKNLFNVYVHADPSYPYEMMFSGVFAHRVIPSKPSLRFTPTLISAARRLLAHALLHDRSNHMFTLLSASCIPIHSFNFTYETLTQSEKSFIEILNNEIGSYDRWAARGPDAMLPEVKLEDFRIGSQFWSLTRQHARLIVGDETIWAKFNQPCVVWDTCYPEENYFPTLIHIRDPRNVVPWTLTHVDWNGSSDGHPRMYAASEVGPQLIVRLKNDKPRYDDSGIDSSDPTLMRRRDPFLFARKFSPDSILPLMSIASDVIFKD, from the coding sequence ATGTTGTCCCCAACACCATTGTCACTCTTTTGTGCTTTAATCCTTTGTTTGCCTTTAGTCATTATTGTTACAATAACTTCTCCGACAACCACCGTCCACGGAGGTTCCGAGCACGACCCTGTTCTGGATTTCGCTCCCGCAGCCAAAACCCACCAAAGATTCTCCGTCAAATCGCCTCCTTTACCACCAGTAGATGACAAGTCACTCCTCCGAGCCGCTTCCCGAGTCAACTCAAGAACACCTCCTGGCTTACCTAAAAAGATCGCATTTTTGTTCCTAACTGTGTCGCCTTTACCTTTTGCTCCCCTTTGGGAGCTGTACTTTAATAAAACCCCTAAAAACCTCTTTAATGTTTACGTCCATGCTGACCCGAGTTACCCTTACGAAATGATGTTCTCGGGCGTGTTCGCTCACCGAGTCATCCCTTCGAAACCCTCCCTCCGTTTCACCCCTACTCTCATTTCCGCGGCACGGCGGTTATTGGCTCACGCGCTGCTTCATGACCGTTCGAATCACATGTTCACCCTCTTGTCCGCTTCTTGcataccaattcactctttcaacttCACTTACGAAACCCTAACCCAGTCCGAGAAAAGCTTCATCGAGATCCTGAACAACGAGATCGGGAGCTACGACAGGTGGGCGGCGCGTGGGCCGGATGCGATGTTGCCAGAGGTGAAGTTGGAAGATTTTCGGATTGGGTCCCAGTTTTGGTCCTTGACACGTCAGCATGCAAGGCTTATCGTTGGCGATGAAACCATTTGGGCCAAGTTCAACCAACCGTGCGTGGTGTGGGACACGTGTTATCCGGAAGAAAATTACTTCCCTACGCTCATCCACATACGGGATCCGCGTAATGTTGTCCCTTGGACCCTGACACATGTGGACTGGAATGGGAGCTCCGACGGTCACCCACGCATGTACGCAGCGTCCGAGGTAGGTCCCCAGTTGATCGTGAGGCTGAAAAATGATAAGCCTAGATACGACGATTCTGGAATCGACAGCTCTGATCCAACCTTAATGCGGCGGCGCGACCCATTTTTGTTCGCTCGGAAGTTCTCGCCAGATTCGATCCTGCCATTGATGAGCATCGCAAGTGACGTCATTTTCAAGGATTAA